One segment of candidate division KSB1 bacterium DNA contains the following:
- a CDS encoding acyl-CoA dehydrogenase family protein, whose product MTLEALHSPLAFLQHMLGAVPAPEQLRAQEQWWQAEGNTVSRAIDQGGTPWLRMFDAHGTRVDEILLPPAYWSMLKRGYCQGIIWRVFEEHSLLPFCHMGYVTAFHDPGLFCPYTVSLATAVALEKYGSDDLKNRFLTPLLRRDESVWQGATWMTEIKGGSDLGAAVETTAVRAGDCWRLTGAKYFASNVGAELALVAARPAGARPDVRGLALFLVPKLRDDGSRNYFVRRLKDKIATRAVPTGEVELHDSEAHLLGTPEQGIYLILEVLNLSRVANSLASVALMQRALGDARDFAASRRAFGKPVLQQPLLRRQFDERLAQLRAAFALAWEAAQLLEAVWQERPPYSERHHLFRLLAHLAKYWTAEVAVQTAKWAMEVYGGAGTLAEFGIERWLREAMILQIWEGTPHRQILDGLEVMERKQAHRLLEQHLAAQGGAETLAALRARIETLPGLSRAEKEAGAEALFRELAMTTAKVLSQKEP is encoded by the coding sequence ATGACACTCGAAGCGCTGCATTCGCCTCTCGCGTTTCTGCAACACATGCTCGGCGCCGTACCCGCGCCGGAGCAACTGCGGGCGCAGGAGCAGTGGTGGCAGGCAGAAGGGAATACCGTGTCGCGGGCCATCGATCAGGGCGGCACACCCTGGCTGCGCATGTTCGATGCCCACGGCACCCGGGTGGATGAAATTCTCCTGCCCCCGGCCTATTGGAGCATGCTCAAGCGCGGTTATTGCCAGGGCATCATCTGGCGGGTGTTTGAGGAGCATTCGCTGCTGCCTTTTTGCCATATGGGCTATGTCACCGCCTTTCACGATCCCGGACTTTTTTGTCCCTACACGGTTTCGCTGGCGACTGCGGTGGCGCTGGAAAAGTATGGCAGCGACGATTTGAAAAACCGCTTTTTGACACCTTTGCTCCGCCGGGATGAGAGCGTGTGGCAGGGCGCCACCTGGATGACTGAAATCAAGGGCGGCTCCGATTTGGGCGCGGCCGTCGAAACCACGGCGGTGAGGGCCGGCGATTGCTGGCGGCTGACCGGCGCGAAATATTTTGCCAGCAACGTGGGCGCCGAGCTGGCGCTGGTGGCCGCCCGGCCCGCAGGCGCCAGGCCGGACGTGCGGGGGCTGGCGCTTTTTCTGGTGCCCAAACTGCGTGACGATGGCAGCCGCAATTACTTTGTGCGCCGCCTCAAGGACAAAATTGCCACGCGCGCCGTTCCCACCGGCGAGGTGGAATTGCACGACAGCGAAGCCCATTTGCTCGGCACGCCGGAGCAGGGAATCTATCTGATCCTCGAGGTGCTGAATCTTTCCCGGGTGGCCAACAGCCTGGCGAGTGTGGCGTTGATGCAGCGCGCGCTGGGTGACGCCCGGGATTTTGCGGCGTCGCGCCGGGCTTTTGGAAAACCGGTCTTGCAGCAGCCGCTCTTGCGCCGACAATTCGACGAGCGACTCGCGCAATTGCGCGCGGCGTTTGCCCTGGCGTGGGAGGCGGCACAACTGCTGGAGGCGGTCTGGCAGGAGCGCCCGCCTTATTCGGAGCGCCATCACCTCTTCCGTCTGCTGGCCCATCTCGCCAAATATTGGACGGCGGAAGTGGCCGTGCAAACCGCCAAGTGGGCCATGGAAGTTTACGGCGGGGCGGGCACCCTGGCGGAGTTCGGAATCGAGCGCTGGCTGCGTGAAGCCATGATCCTGCAGATTTGGGAGGGCACGCCGCATCGCCAGATTTTGGACGGCCTGGAGGTGATGGAACGCAAACAGGCGCATCGCCTGCTGGAACAGCATCTCGCTGCGCAGGGCGGAGCGGAAACACTCGCTGCCCTCCGCGCGCGCATCGAAACACTGCCGGGACTTTCCCGTGCGGAAAAGGAAGCCGGTGCCGAGGCGCTCTTTCGCGAGCTGGCGATGACCACCGCGAAGGTGTTATCCCAAAAGGAGCCCTGA
- a CDS encoding GDSL-type esterase/lipase family protein, producing the protein MMKKILSLCLLLALAAVPTAAQTQAAGLHMVVLGSSTAEGTGPRDPNNAWVNRYRAFLQSRNPANVVTNLARGGYTTYHILPDGTTPPPGRPAPDHERNINKALSLKPSAIIINLPSNDAASGYPVKEQLANYEAVLAKARAATVPVWITTTQPRNLPATQRQLLIAMRDSTRARWREQVIDFWSGLANVDGTIVPAYDSGDGVHLNDAAHGILYDRVVAAGVHNVSALTDSLFLDLVQRACFDYFWQEANPSNGLIKDHSATYAPCSIAAVGFGLTAITIAIDRGWISRTAGRDRVLTTLNTFWQKPQGREAQGRIGYKGFFYHFLDMTTALRTWDSELSSIDTALLLAGILDMKQYFTGSDAAETQIRSLADSIYYRVDWNWMRNFQPNLTGGWSPERGFIGWWWSGYNEAMIMNLLGLGSPTHALPASIWKAWTGGYRWQLLYGYEFVSFPPLFGHQYSHCWIDFRGIQDEYMRARGSDYFENSRRATLAQRAYCIANPGGWLGYGENVWGITACDGPNGYKARGAPPPENEDGTIAPTAAGSSMPFTPRESLAALRHFYDYYGPSLWTRYGFRDAFNLTRNWWAPNIIGIDQGPMIVMIENYRSGRVWRRFMQNPDIQRGLQRAGFMPVTGVVAKNFQPPAAFTLFQNYPNPFNPITNIRLSLAQPMPVKLRVFDLAGRVVATLFQGTLAAGSHEFVFDGRHLAGGIYFYELQAGAFQQIGKVLLLK; encoded by the coding sequence ATGATGAAAAAAATCCTTTCGTTGTGTCTGCTGCTCGCCCTCGCGGCTGTTCCGACCGCGGCGCAAACGCAGGCGGCAGGGCTGCACATGGTCGTGCTTGGCTCCTCCACCGCCGAGGGCACCGGCCCGCGCGATCCCAACAATGCCTGGGTCAATCGTTATCGCGCCTTTCTGCAAAGCCGCAATCCCGCCAATGTGGTGACCAATCTGGCGCGCGGCGGGTACACCACCTATCACATCCTGCCGGACGGCACCACCCCGCCGCCGGGCCGGCCTGCCCCCGACCACGAGCGCAACATCAACAAGGCGCTGTCGCTCAAGCCGAGCGCCATCATCATCAACCTGCCCAGCAACGACGCGGCCAGCGGCTACCCTGTGAAAGAGCAACTCGCCAATTATGAAGCCGTGCTGGCGAAGGCGCGGGCCGCCACCGTGCCGGTGTGGATCACCACCACACAACCGCGCAATCTCCCGGCCACCCAGCGCCAGCTTCTGATTGCCATGCGCGATTCCACCCGGGCGCGCTGGCGCGAACAGGTGATCGATTTTTGGAGCGGTCTCGCCAATGTCGACGGTACCATCGTGCCCGCCTACGACAGCGGTGATGGGGTCCATCTCAACGATGCGGCGCATGGCATTTTGTACGATCGCGTGGTCGCCGCCGGCGTGCACAACGTGTCGGCTCTGACCGACAGCCTGTTTCTCGATCTGGTGCAGCGCGCCTGCTTCGATTACTTCTGGCAGGAGGCCAATCCCAGCAACGGTTTGATCAAGGATCACAGCGCCACTTATGCACCCTGCAGCATCGCCGCGGTGGGCTTTGGTCTGACTGCGATCACCATCGCCATCGACCGCGGCTGGATTTCCCGCACGGCGGGCCGCGACCGTGTGCTGACCACGCTCAACACCTTCTGGCAAAAACCGCAAGGCCGGGAAGCCCAGGGACGCATCGGCTACAAAGGTTTCTTTTATCATTTTCTCGACATGACCACCGCGCTGCGCACCTGGGATTCCGAACTCTCCTCCATCGACACCGCGCTGCTGCTGGCCGGCATTCTCGATATGAAGCAGTATTTCACCGGCAGCGATGCCGCGGAAACGCAAATTCGCAGTCTGGCCGACTCGATTTATTACCGGGTCGATTGGAACTGGATGCGCAACTTTCAACCCAACCTCACCGGTGGCTGGTCGCCGGAGCGCGGTTTCATCGGCTGGTGGTGGAGCGGCTACAATGAAGCCATGATCATGAACCTGCTGGGGCTGGGCTCGCCCACCCATGCGCTGCCCGCGTCGATCTGGAAGGCCTGGACCGGCGGCTATCGCTGGCAATTGCTTTATGGCTATGAGTTCGTCAGCTTCCCGCCGCTCTTCGGCCATCAGTATTCGCATTGCTGGATCGACTTTCGCGGCATCCAGGACGAGTACATGCGCGCCAGGGGCAGCGATTATTTTGAAAACTCGCGGCGGGCCACGCTGGCGCAACGCGCCTATTGCATCGCCAATCCCGGCGGCTGGCTGGGCTACGGCGAGAACGTGTGGGGCATCACCGCCTGCGACGGCCCCAATGGCTACAAGGCGCGCGGGGCGCCGCCGCCCGAGAATGAGGACGGCACCATTGCGCCCACCGCCGCCGGCAGCTCCATGCCCTTCACCCCGCGCGAGTCGCTGGCTGCCCTGCGCCACTTCTACGACTACTACGGCCCGAGTTTGTGGACCCGCTATGGCTTTCGCGATGCCTTCAATCTCACCCGCAATTGGTGGGCGCCCAACATCATCGGCATCGATCAGGGCCCGATGATCGTGATGATCGAAAATTATCGCAGCGGCCGCGTCTGGCGGCGCTTCATGCAAAACCCCGACATTCAACGCGGTCTGCAGCGTGCGGGCTTTATGCCGGTCACCGGCGTCGTTGCAAAAAACTTCCAGCCCCCCGCGGCTTTCACGCTTTTTCAGAATTATCCGAATCCCTTCAATCCGATAACGAACATTCGCCTTTCCCTGGCGCAGCCCATGCCCGTGAAGTTGCGTGTTTTTGATCTCGCCGGGCGGGTGGTGGCCACATTGTTCCAGGGCACTTTGGCCGCCGGGTCGCATGAGTTTGTTTTCGACGGCCGGCATCTGGCAGGCGGAATTTATTTCTATGAACTGCAAGCGGGAGCATTTCAACAAATAGGCAAGGTCCTCTTGCTGAAGTAG